The Frondihabitans australicus genome includes a region encoding these proteins:
- a CDS encoding NADP-dependent oxidoreductase, which produces MDRTCKALEYDRYGDVDVLTLVEGPMPEPTADEVLVEVVAAGLNHIENSIRRGDFTERLPQDLPARQGSCFAGIVIKRGADVHDLHLGQAVIGHAVGGGAHATHLTVPRSQVVKKPDTVDWEVAGGLYLAGCTAVTIAESVGIEVGRTTSVDPRPVLVVSAAAGGVGSIECQLALGAGWKVIGTCSPHNHDYLRSIGVIPVTYGEGLEGRIRDAAARDVTAFIDNFGGDNPALARALGVADDRFSSSEDRLDVELRFITADADDRAPAHLLGMLAQMIAEMRLRVLVSGFYPFEYIDQAFADMAEMHSRGKVVVGMKPVESGSRSDWYLSGKARTLHEVLQPAGPGEWKGRTKQHVRRLGA; this is translated from the coding sequence ATGGATCGCACGTGCAAGGCCCTGGAATACGACCGCTACGGTGACGTCGACGTGCTCACGCTCGTCGAGGGCCCCATGCCCGAGCCGACGGCGGACGAGGTGCTCGTCGAGGTCGTCGCGGCGGGCCTCAACCACATCGAGAACTCGATCCGGCGGGGCGACTTCACCGAGCGCCTGCCGCAGGACCTCCCGGCGCGGCAGGGCTCCTGCTTCGCCGGGATCGTCATCAAGCGCGGGGCCGACGTGCACGACCTCCACCTCGGCCAGGCCGTCATCGGCCACGCGGTCGGCGGCGGCGCCCACGCCACCCACCTCACCGTCCCGCGCAGCCAGGTCGTGAAGAAGCCCGACACCGTGGACTGGGAGGTCGCGGGCGGCCTCTACCTCGCCGGGTGCACCGCCGTGACCATCGCCGAGTCGGTCGGCATCGAGGTGGGCCGCACCACCTCCGTCGACCCGCGACCCGTGCTCGTCGTGTCGGCGGCCGCCGGCGGCGTCGGCAGCATCGAGTGCCAGCTCGCCCTGGGCGCCGGATGGAAGGTCATCGGCACCTGCAGCCCGCACAACCACGACTATCTGAGGTCGATCGGCGTGATCCCGGTCACCTACGGCGAAGGGCTCGAAGGCAGGATCCGAGACGCCGCCGCACGAGACGTCACCGCGTTCATCGACAACTTCGGCGGAGACAACCCCGCCCTCGCCCGAGCTCTCGGCGTCGCCGACGACCGCTTCTCGTCGAGCGAGGACCGCCTCGACGTCGAGCTGCGCTTCATCACCGCCGACGCCGACGACCGCGCCCCCGCTCACCTGCTCGGCATGCTCGCGCAGATGATCGCCGAGATGAGGCTGCGGGTGCTCGTCTCGGGTTTCTACCCGTTCGAGTACATCGACCAGGCGTTCGCCGACATGGCCGAGATGCACTCGCGCGGCAAGGTCGTCGTCGGCATGAAGCCGGTCGAGTCGGGCTCGCGCTCCGACTGGTACCTGTCGGGCAAGGCCCGCACCCTGCACGAGGTGCTCCAGCCGGCCGGGCCGGGCGAGTGGAAGGGCCGCACGAAGCAGCACGTGCGCCGTCTCGGCGCGTAG
- a CDS encoding ROK family protein, producing MTTYALAVDLGGTKVEAALVADDGAVLPGSRDRRPTGAESSSEQLAGSVREVVRSALGALPDGAALVGVGIGSAGPVDLTEGTVSPINLPAWRGFGLRALVIEAAGEALAEGVPVILRLDGVSLAMAEHWVGATQGVDNALAVTVSTGIGGGLIVNGRLLAGGTGNAGHIGQVQIATRTPGETSQNVTVEVLASGPHTVTWAKMQGWHGERGEDLARDYAAGDAVAVAAVRRSATALGEAITSVTTLLDLDVVAVGGGFSRVSADYLDLVRATIDEAAYNRYATRIRVVASGLSDEGPLVGAAALVHQAHLLG from the coding sequence GTGACTACCTACGCCCTCGCCGTCGACCTCGGCGGCACCAAGGTCGAGGCGGCCCTGGTCGCCGACGACGGCGCGGTCCTCCCGGGCAGCCGCGACCGCCGCCCGACCGGTGCCGAGTCGTCGAGCGAGCAGCTGGCAGGCTCGGTCCGCGAGGTCGTCCGGTCAGCGCTCGGCGCACTGCCCGACGGCGCGGCGCTCGTGGGCGTCGGCATCGGCAGCGCGGGCCCGGTCGACCTCACCGAGGGCACGGTGTCGCCCATCAACCTGCCGGCCTGGCGCGGCTTCGGGCTGCGTGCGCTGGTGATCGAGGCGGCGGGGGAGGCCCTCGCCGAGGGCGTTCCGGTGATCCTGCGCCTCGACGGCGTCAGCCTCGCCATGGCCGAGCACTGGGTCGGCGCGACGCAGGGCGTCGACAACGCCCTCGCGGTCACCGTGTCGACCGGCATCGGCGGCGGGCTCATCGTCAACGGGCGGCTGCTCGCGGGCGGCACCGGCAACGCCGGGCACATCGGCCAGGTGCAGATCGCGACGCGCACGCCGGGAGAGACCTCGCAGAACGTCACGGTCGAGGTGCTCGCCTCAGGGCCGCACACCGTCACCTGGGCGAAGATGCAGGGCTGGCACGGCGAGCGCGGCGAAGACCTCGCTCGCGACTACGCCGCCGGCGACGCGGTGGCGGTCGCAGCGGTGCGCCGCTCCGCGACGGCGCTCGGCGAGGCCATCACGTCCGTGACCACGCTGCTCGACCTCGACGTGGTGGCGGTCGGCGGCGGCTTCTCGCGCGTCAGCGCCGACTACCTCGACCTCGTGCGAGCCACGATCGACGAGGCCGCCTACAACCGCTACGCGACGCGCATCCGCGTGGTGGCCTCGGGGCTGTCCGACGAGGGCCCGCTCGTGGGTGCGGCCGCACTCGTGCACCAGGCGCACCTGCTCGGCTGA